ACGGTCGTACATGTCACGCACGATCCGCAGGAGGCTCGGACGCTGGCCTCGAAGGTCGTGATTCTCGAACGAGGCCGGGTAACCCAGGTGGGACCACCAAATGACCCCGCAACGAACGCCTCGGCCTTCCGACGAGCCGTAGCGAACGCGCTGCGACCCGACAAGTGCTGCACGTAGCCTGAGTGCCGGCTTTCCGTTTTCGATCGAATCCCCAAGACCAACGCGCACGAGGCACCAATCAAGCGCGCCGCTTCAGGCGTTCTTGATTGGCCAGGCGCTCGGATGCGCGCCAGGCCAGGGCCATGATGGTATGCTGGGGGTTGACGCCCATGTTGGTGGGAAAGACGCTTGCGTCCATCACGTACAATGCGCGCACGTCGTGGCTCTCCAGGGCAGCGCCGACCACGCCACGCGCGGGCAGGGCGCTGGCACAGTTGGTGCCGAAATGATGCGACGCCACCAGGCGCACGTCGCTGGCCCCGAGGTCAGCCCTATCGACGAGCTCGGCTTGGGCCGGGTGCGTGAGGGGCGTCGGGAGCCCCGCCACACCCGGGTAGACTTCCTCGGCCCCGGCCGCGAACATCATGCGCACTATGGTCGCAAGGCCGTCCTGCAGCTTGCGCAGGTCGCGAGGCTCGGGCGAATAGCGCACGCTCGCACCGCCTGAAAACCACGAGGGTCGGACGCGTCCAAGCGCACGCATGCGTACCAGGGCGCACCACTGGGCGTAGTGGCCCAAGCGGCCGAGATGCCGCTGCCATGACCTGCCCGCGCCGGGCAGGCGCGCGGCGAGCAGCTCGGGAGGAAGCGACAGCGATTCGATCTTGTAGCCACGCTCCGGGAGCGGAACCTCGTAGGACTGAGTTGCTCCCTGGTTCATGCCCACCGGCTCTCGGAAGCGACCGACGACCGCACCCCCGGGATGGGCCTGGAAGCGCTCGCCCACGAGCCTGCGCAGCCCGCTGCGCCTCAACAGGACCGGGCTGAACACGGCGCCTGCTGCCACGATCACGGCGCGGCGCGCGTGCACTTCAAACCTGCCTCGCGGCTTGCCGCCGGGCTCGTCGAGCAGCGAGCCGCGCACAGCCTCGGCTCGGCCGCCGCGCACGATCACCTGCTCGGCGCGCGCACTGGCGTACAGCCGTGCCCCACGCGCCATCGCGAACGGGACATACGAAACTTCCATGCTCTGGCGGGCGCCATGCGGGCACCCTTGCAGGCAGCGGGCGCTCCCGCGGCAGTCCTTGGCGTTGCGTTGGATGATCCGACCGGGCAGACCGAGCGCCCGCGCGCCCTCGCGCATCAGCTCGCCGTTGCCACCGATAGCCTCCGGCCGGACCTCGTCGACGCCCAGCTCGGACTCGATCGTCTCGAAGATCCGCCGCATGGCTGCAGGTTCCACGAGCTCACCCAGGCCGAAGCGCTGCTTCCACTCCCGCCCCACCTGCTGGGGCATGCGCCAGATGATGCCGGAGTTGACCGCGGTGCCTCCTCCCACGCAGCGGCCAAGCAGCAGTGGAAAGGGGCTGGCGCCCGCCGTGGTGAACGTGGCGAAGTCCCTGAGCGACTGCTTCATGGCGCGTCCGAGCTCGAGGGGCCTGTCTTCCGGTGCAAGCGAAGGGCCCTCCTCCAGCATGATGATGGAAAGCCCGGCCTCGCTGAGCACGCGGGCGGCGGTCGCACCACCAGCGCCCGTGCCCACGATCACCACGTCGGCTGTGTCTTCGACTCGCACGATCCTCAACAGCGCCAGGCGGCGCCTCAGGCGGCCTCCCCGGTACCGTCCGCGCGGCCGATCTGATTTGCCGGCTCCGAAAGCAACGGCAGGCGCAAGCGGCCTCCAGGCTCGGCAAGCGCGCCCGTTGCTTGGACAACGTCGCAACCCGAACGAGCTCGCACCGACTCCGTGCCGAACAGGGCCAAGGCCGCTGCCAGCTTCAGCACCGCCACGGCCTCGCGCGGCAGCAGACTGCGCAGCCGCAGCAGATCCTCGAGCAGTGCGCGTTGCTCCCCCCGCTCCAACGTGAAAAAGGTACGCAAACGCCCCCAGTGCCAGACGGGCGCCAGCGCGACGAGCCACAGGGCCAAACGCAGCCCCACGCGGGCCTTGGGCGTGGCGTGCTGTTGCAGCGACCGGAGGGCCGCAAGGTAGTCCACGTCGGCGGCGTCGACGACGAACTCCGCATCTTCGCACGAAACAAAGGCGCCCAGCAGGTTGCGCGCCCAAGCCTGCTCGAGACGCATCATGGGCCAGCCCCCGGGGGCTCGCTCATGTCCCTCAGCCGTCCCAGCAGCCGATCGTCGTGCCGCTGCATCAGCCGTCCTGCCATCTTGCGGGCAGCCGCCGCCTTGCGCTGCCGCATCAGCTCGAGCAACCGCTCATAAACCTGCACCGTGGCCCGCGCGTCGGTGATCGCGAAAAGGCGCTCCAGGTTCGGCTGCGACCACAGCGTTCTGACGATGGTGTTGTAGAGCAGCTCGAGCGGCAGGTTGCCGGTCGTGCGGACCAGCAAACGCGCAAACTCGAGGTCTGCCCGCATGAAGGCGCGGCTGTCGCTCGTGAGCCTCGCTTGCTGCTCGAGATGGATCCGAAGCTGCTCGAGCTGCTCGGAGCTCGCCCGCTCGGCGCCCATGCCAAAAGCGGCCACTGCCAGCACGCGGCGCAGCTCCAGAATCTGCTCCAGGAGCGCTGCCGGTACTGCCCCGCCACCAACCGCCAGGGCCGTGATGGGGCCCAACAGCTCCAGGCCGCCGGTGTCGCGGAAATCCAGCACTCGTGTCCCCGAGCCGTGCACCGGGCGCACGAGGCCTTCGTTTTCCAGCAGCGCGAGCGCCGCCCTCAGCGTCAGGCGACTGACACCGTAGCGGTGGGCAAGCTCGCGCTCCGGCGGCAGGTCCTGCCCTGCAGCGAACTCCCCGGCAAGGATTGCCCTGCGCAGGCGAGCAACGGTACGATCCGACACCTTTCGCCGCGTGCGGTCCGCGAGCCTGCTCACGTGGCTTGTGGAGGTGTTCGCCATATTGGTTTAGCCACCCCAATTGGTTTAGCCACTTTTGCCTTTGCATGCAAGGGCAATTTGACGAACG
The sequence above is a segment of the Pseudomonadota bacterium genome. Coding sequences within it:
- a CDS encoding GntR family transcriptional regulator → MANTSTSHVSRLADRTRRKVSDRTVARLRRAILAGEFAAGQDLPPERELAHRYGVSRLTLRAALALLENEGLVRPVHGSGTRVLDFRDTGGLELLGPITALAVGGGAVPAALLEQILELRRVLAVAAFGMGAERASSEQLEQLRIHLEQQARLTSDSRAFMRADLEFARLLVRTTGNLPLELLYNTIVRTLWSQPNLERLFAITDARATVQVYERLLELMRQRKAAAARKMAGRLMQRHDDRLLGRLRDMSEPPGAGP
- a CDS encoding GMC family oxidoreductase N-terminal domain-containing protein → MRVEDTADVVIVGTGAGGATAARVLSEAGLSIIMLEEGPSLAPEDRPLELGRAMKQSLRDFATFTTAGASPFPLLLGRCVGGGTAVNSGIIWRMPQQVGREWKQRFGLGELVEPAAMRRIFETIESELGVDEVRPEAIGGNGELMREGARALGLPGRIIQRNAKDCRGSARCLQGCPHGARQSMEVSYVPFAMARGARLYASARAEQVIVRGGRAEAVRGSLLDEPGGKPRGRFEVHARRAVIVAAGAVFSPVLLRRSGLRRLVGERFQAHPGGAVVGRFREPVGMNQGATQSYEVPLPERGYKIESLSLPPELLAARLPGAGRSWQRHLGRLGHYAQWCALVRMRALGRVRPSWFSGGASVRYSPEPRDLRKLQDGLATIVRMMFAAGAEEVYPGVAGLPTPLTHPAQAELVDRADLGASDVRLVASHHFGTNCASALPARGVVGAALESHDVRALYVMDASVFPTNMGVNPQHTIMALAWRASERLANQERLKRRA